Within Kutzneria chonburiensis, the genomic segment TGGCCGGTCTGGAGGACGACATCGCGGCCAACACCGGGATGGCGGCGATCTTCTCGGGCGTCAGGTGGTCCCAGATCAGGCCCACGGGCCGGCGGGACGGGCCGCAGGAGATGACCTCTGCGGGCGTGACGATCAGGTCGACGCTGAAATCGTGCTCGGTCTCCGGCAGGTCGTCATCGACGACCTGCCGGTCGTTCACGACAGTGACGATCGTGGTGTTCGACCTGATCAGCCCAGCCTCCTGACGCAGGGCGACCTCGAGGCCCGCCACGACGGCGTGTCCGACACCGTCCGGTCCGATCTCGCACCTCCGATGCGGGAACACCATGGCAATCTCACGGAGTTCACCGTCGCCGCCGGCCATTGGGCGTCGCTCGGACGCGCCAGCGAGGTCAGCGCGGTAATCGAACGCTGGCTGGCCGCGACCGGCCAGCGCTGGCCGGCATCTCGGTGGAGACCCTGCGCAAGATCGAGACCGATTGGGTGCTGACGCCCGCGTTCTTCACCGTGGCCGCCGTAGCCGAGGCGGTCGGGCTGTCGCTGGACGCGCTGCACGGTGAACTGGACGGCAGCAGACCGCTCAGCGCCTGACCACTGTCCAGCCGTCCGCATAGCCCAGTTCGAACCGGTCTGCGATGCCGAGGGCATCAAGGACGGCAAGCACCCCCGCGGCGCGAACGGCGGAGGCGGCGATGTCGGCCATGTTCAGTTCGGCCTCGACGATGGACACGGTCAGCCCGCCTGTGTCGATGCCTTCCGCGGCAGCAAGACGCAGCCCCTCGCAAATGCCGTCCTGCGCCGCGTCGACGAACTCCTGCTCCACGCCGGGCTGGACCGAGTAACGGTCGTCGGGGCGCACCGACCAGACCACTTCAGGCGGGTGCGAACCGTCCGACGTGATGACCTCGACCGCGACCTGGCCGAAGTTGCCCACCCCGTTCTTCTGCCGCTTCAGCCGGTACCGGCCGTGCGAGCTGGTTTTGCTCACGGTGCCCTCCGCGTGTGGAAATGGCCGTAGACACCGGCACGGAAGTAGTTCTCGACACCGTAGCGACCCGTCATGCGGCGCACGTGATCGTATCCGTGATTGCCGCCCGAGTTCCAGATGTCGGTGGCGGTGTCGTCGTCCATCTTGGTCAAATCGGCGGACTTGAGGCGGCCGTAGTCCTCCTCGGAGATGCGGTGTTCGAGGACGCTCACGTCGGCACCCTTGGCCTGCTGGCCCGCCAGGTACTTTTCGGCGTCCTCACGGGTTTCCCAGGTGTACAGGCCAGGCCCGAACTCAGCCCTTGCGGACCCGTGGCTGGTGCCGGTCGGCC encodes:
- a CDS encoding transcriptional regulator; its protein translation is MGVARTRQRGQRGNRTLAGRDRPALAGISVETLRKIETDWVLTPAFFTVAAVAEAVGLSLDALHGELDGSRPLSA